The following is a genomic window from Chania multitudinisentens RB-25.
GGCACCGGATTATGGCCGCCAGGTGGTTGCGGTAGCCGAGATGGCCAAGCGTCAGCAACTGCACGTTATTGCCACGGCGGGGTTTAACAAAGGGTTTCTCTGGAGCAGCCAGCGGCCTGGTTCAACACAGAGCTTTGCCGCCTGGATTGAAGGCGCTTCAATTGATCAACTGGCGGAGCACGTCAGCCGGGAAGTTACCGAAGGAATCGAAGGCAGCCGTTACCGGGCTGGAGTGGTGAAATGTGGCACTGGCTACAACACCATCTCCCCTTTAGAACGAAAAACCATGGAAGCGATCGTCAGAGCCCAGCAAAGTACGGGGGCTCCGATGCACAGCCATACGGAAATGGGCACCATGGGGCTGGAACAGGCCCGGATATTTAAACAACTGGGGCTGGACTTGTCCCGTTTATGCTTTGCGCATATGGATCGTAATCCCGATCCTTGGTATCACCGTCAGATTGCCAATACCGGGGCCTTCCTCTCTTTTGACGGCATGAGTCGCATCAAATATTACCCGGAACATATCCGCACGCAGGCCATCTTGGCGCTGTGCAAACGGGGCTATCAAAAACAAATTTTACTCGGCGGCGATTTCGCCCGCAAATCCATGAGTGCCCACTATGGCAAAGGCGGTTTGGGGCTGAAATTTATTCTGGCTGATTGGCGGCCAAGGTTTATCGAAGAGGCCCAGGAAGCAGGGTTCGATGGTGAAGCCTTACTGCATGATTTCTTTGTCGACAATCCGGCCCGCTACTTTGCTTTCAGCTAAGGAGGCTCAATGAAACTGCACGCGTTGAATGAGCAACAGGCCAAGCAGGCTCTGGCAAAGGCACAGATAGCGCTGT
Proteins encoded in this region:
- a CDS encoding phosphotriesterase family protein, producing the protein MGSIRTLNGDIAAGQLGVTYSHDHIYCIPPYWAERNDDDLLLDDLQASERELADFRQVGGKAIYDATAPDYGRQVVAVAEMAKRQQLHVIATAGFNKGFLWSSQRPGSTQSFAAWIEGASIDQLAEHVSREVTEGIEGSRYRAGVVKCGTGYNTISPLERKTMEAIVRAQQSTGAPMHSHTEMGTMGLEQARIFKQLGLDLSRLCFAHMDRNPDPWYHRQIANTGAFLSFDGMSRIKYYPEHIRTQAILALCKRGYQKQILLGGDFARKSMSAHYGKGGLGLKFILADWRPRFIEEAQEAGFDGEALLHDFFVDNPARYFAFS